TTGTCCCACGCCGATTGCAACGTCACGACCAACATTGCCAGTCGCATCGGCAAACACTTGCATAGACGGCCCCTACATCCGCTGTATAATATCCAGCAACGCATACAGAATTACTGGGGCAACGGGTTTCAAGTTTACGATGATTTGTCGCCGATTGTGTCGACCGCAAATAACTTTGATCGATTACGGATTCCTTCCGATCACGTGAGTCGCAGCGCCTCTGACACCTACTATCTCGATCGGCAAACTGTTTTGAGAACACATACGTCGGCACATCAAGTAGATTTGTTGAGAGCTGGTGCAAATCAATTTCTGGTGACCGGTGACGTCTATCGACGAGATGAGATTGATCGATCACACTATCCCGTCTTTCACCAGACCGAAGGTGTCAAAATGTTTGCAAACGAAGTTCTCAGCGGAATGTCGGAAACGGAACGCATCGATTGGATTGAGCGAGATTTGAAACAAGGCTTGGAAGGGCTTGCGGCGCATCTTTTTGGACCCACCGAAATGCGCTGGGTCGACGCTTACTTCCCTTTTACCCATCCATCCTATGAGCTCGAAATTTTATTCCAGGACGAGTGGTTAGAGGTGTTGGGATGCGGTGTCATTCACCCTGACATTGTGACGAATGCTGGACGAGTTGGCGAGCAAGGATGGGCATTCGGACTGGGTCTGGAGCGTTTGGCCATGGTGCTCTACGGGATACCAGACATTAGACTGTTTTGGACCGAGGATGCACGATTTCACGAGCAATTTGCGTCCGGGGAAATTGTAACCTTTCAGCCATACTCCAAGTTTCCTGCATGTTACAAAGATATGAGTTTCTGGATACAACCCGACTTTCACGTGAATGATTTAAATGAACTGGTCCGAGATGTGGCTGGTGATTTGGTGGAACAAGTTGAGCTTATTGACAATTTTACCAATCCGAAATCTATGAAAACTTCACATTGCTACCGGATTTCGTATCGCTCCATGGATCGTTCTTTGACCAACGAAGAGATCGATAAGCTGCAAGAAAAAGTACGAAATTTGACCGAGAAGCAACTTCACGTAGTGTTGCGATAAACGTTCCTTTCCCGTCAAATAATCATTCTTGCTCGCATCTTTCTTCAAAAATTACCCGTAAAGAAAATCCGCGAAAATAGATGTTGCGTGCTTCCAGTAAACCAATGCCAGTCAGCCTTCTTTTGAGCTCAATTGCACGTCCACTTCCCAATGAAGAGGAGGTTGAAAGGCAAAAGACGAAATATTATCTCAAACAAAGCAGATACAGGTTGCTAGAAGGCGTAACAGTATATTCGGGTTTTTAAATTAAATGGCCAAATACACAGCGAAAACCAAGCGCTACTTCAGAAACTTCGTGAATAGGAGAAATTATCGCTTGCTCCTTACCTGAGCAGATGCGACGAAGTGCGTCTCTCATCAGTCTGTCGAATATCGGTAATGGCGTACCTATTGCACACTGAAAGGaagtgagtgagtgagtgagtgaaTGATCGATACCATCGAAAGTAACAGCAAAGTAAAAATTTACCCAGAAATGATACCCTTTGCAAGCCTTTGCAGTAGTAGGAAAGAAGGTATGAAAAGCCGTCGTACACTGGTACTTTGCCAAATAGAGGATGGTTCCATAGACATCAAATTCAATCGATGATACGCCAGCATGAGAGCAACTCGAGTCAGCATCGCTTTGAAAGTCACTAACAGTGTCGCTGACGTCGCATTCACCAAACTGCTTCTTTCTTCGTTCGTTGCACCTGAGAACGCCTTCAACAACTGGCTTAAAATCCCTTTTGTCACAAGCTTCAACCAAAGCCACAAGGATCTTAGATAGGTCGGGATGGTCCCAAACTGTGGAGTAGAATCCTTGTAGATTAAAGCGCGCTAACAACGGGTTCTCCTCTGAAGGATTAATGGGGGCTATATCGTTGGCAATTGCGCTCCGGTGAAAAGGCGCACGTCTTCCAGACACAAGCGCAAGGACCTTCGCAGCACTCTGGCATCCGCGTTCTGCTGCCGAGCGATCCCAGGCAGCAAATGCACAATAATGTAAGGGCGTTTCGGACTCAAGAGCAACTACCGGTAGAGGAAAGGGTAGGGCGAACCGGGCGCAGTACCACCAGAAGTTATAATATACCTCGGGGTCAAGGGCTCGTAAGCGATCCCTTATCAAAACCTCTTCGCCGTGCAACTCAATATACTGCTCCAGAGATCTACGGAGAGTTGCTGGACTCAAGTATGAAACGTACGAAGCGTTCTTCGTTGCATCTAATGTGGGACGGATCTGCGGCGGGAGATTCGCAAAGTCTGCCTTGTCCACTTGAGCAAAATCACTATCTTCACTACTTTCTGTTTCAGAAGAGAGGGCTTCGTCAATTGTCATCTCTGAGTAACCAAGCTTGGGTAATATTAGCGATCCACATCTTGGGCATGCTACTGACCCAGGAACATCGTTTTCGCCTCCAACTATATCCCAACCGGCCTGTATCTCTTCTTCGAGGGGAAGGTAAGAGCAATTACTACAAAACCGAGTTCTGGACCATATTGCAACAAGCAGAATGTCGCTTTCGCATTCGATCGCAGTATCAGTGGTCGTAGAAGGCGCaaacgaggaagaaaaaaCGGTTGGTAACCAAGGCTGGTTGGCTCGCATCTTTTTGGATTGCTGACTATGTTCTCCAATGCGCTCTGATCCACTTTTTTGTCGCCAGTGACGACCTTGGGACTCCAAATTTCCGAGGCTCGCGTCTAGAGAGGATAGCGAAATGTCATTCTCCTTACCTCCTCTGAGACTGATGCCTGTAACGCTAAAACCGACTCGACTTGAGGAATCTGCTACTTCCATACCACCACAATTGTCATCTTGGTCTCTACCGCTCGGCCTCTTCGAATATCCCTCCGCGAGAGCTTTTGTGTATTGTCCGAGCGTCACAGCACTTGGGAATATCCCATCCGATCGCAGCAAACCAAAGAGTTTGACTAATTCAAGGCGGCGATCGCTTTGGGTTCTGCCACATGCAACCATCAAAGCTCTGTAGGACGCTTCATCCGGCACGATACGTTGCTTACTACGTAGAAGTCGCAGCGCCCCGAGTGCTTGAAGAAGATACTTAGATTGCTGTTCATGCGAAAGCTCACCTTGTGATACCCGAGCAGGTATGCAAAGCAGCCAAGAGCCGAGAAAATGCGAGCCCATCAGTTTCGGGAGTTGCCATAGGCAGCGTCGTTGTCCCTGTAAGCCGCGGTATGTTGTTGCTAGTCTACGCCGCCTCGTTGCTTCTTCGAGCTCCCTCTCACTCCTCGACAACAAAGGATTAGGAGCCTTCGAAACTTCAACAAGCCAGGATTCGGGCTCTTTTGGAAGCAAAAGCTCAGACTTGAGACGATGAGGAAAACAAGGATTCCCATCGATGCAATAGATAAAACGTGCTCCGGAAGGAAGCCCTCGTCTAGATGCAGCCGTTACGATATCTCCAGAAGCGTTGATCGTTGATTCGGCGTTTCTTGAAAGACTTTCCACGAATCCTTTGCTCAGCGTACTTTCCGCTTCACTGGCGTCAAGGCTTTTGTTGATGGTAAGCATCGAAGGATTGTGATCTAATGGAAAATTCGCAGCTTGATCAACGAGCAAGCTATAAAGCATTTGTGGCTGGCCATTTGCTTCTGACTCGACCGTTTCCACGTCGCCGCCGAGTCTGCCATACGGTACAGGAGAGGCGTGAAACTCAGCAAGGCACTCGTCGAACAAAAGGCAGTGTACATCACTCGCCTCGGTCCGCTTCTGAACGAAGGCTTGGAATAATTGTGTTGACAGCAGTGCACTCAAATAAGTCGCACTGTCGGGAGATACAGAAGCGAGAAATCCTTGAGAGTCAAACCATTCGTCTCCCGATACCAGAAAGTCAGCGTCTGGAACTACAAGGTAACGTTCATAGCCACCCATCACACTACAAAAGAATCGCAGAAAAGCGTCTCGGATTGCACGATCATCCAACTGTTCCTTCAAATCAGCATTTATGCTAGCGTCTTCTACAGCTGCGGTCAGGGAGACGTCAAACGCTGAGTCGTAGTAAGAGTCAAGCGGCTCTTGTCCATCAGCGATAGCTGCGTCACGGCACAGCGTTTGGAGCTCAGATACAAGCGCCGAACGAGCACTTTCTGGTATTACATCCCAGGTCGTCTTGACAAGTGTATGCTTATCgccatcacagtcaatatttcCTGTATCCAGATCGACAATGATGCTTTCTTCAGGTAGTTGAGCTCGGACTTTCGCGGCAAGCCCTCGTGCCGACCCGTCATCATGAATTCCAACAAATATGGCCCCCGGAAAGTCGAGGGATGACTTAAACGGTTCGGTGAGGCGCGGAACATATGGTGCACATAAATCAAAAGGGAAAAGTAGAGATCGCAGTAGTTCACATACATCGAGGACAAATGATGGCCGTGTCGACATTACAATCACTTTCCTTTCTAGTGTGAGCATCCCGAGAACTATCATTACAATAGTTTTGACGTTCAGGCATgcaaccagttgctcatatCTTAGGTCAATCATGGGAAAGTCCTTCTCAGGTGGAATTGATAAAATCATAGGATTGATCGACGCGGGCAATGGCACCAACACACAAGGGCCACCAGGCCTTGGTATTGGTACCGCTAATAGAAAGTGCGAAATATACCGCTCCAATGGAATTTCAAGCGACGAAGTAGAAAGCGTGTGCAGATGGCACAAAAATTTGCGATGTGCAGTCCAAAAGGGATATCGGCTCACAAGACAGATTGTTTTGTTCTCGAAGGTCATCATATCGTCGAATCCGGTTAGTAAGTTACAATCAGCGTCTGAGGTATCTGAACCAATGTAGTTCTCATCTTGCTTTGCCAATGCGTTGTTCTGCATCAAAACGCGGTCTTCGCAAAACCTTCGGTGAGCCAGCGATGCTTTTTTACGCTTTTTTGACAAATTTCGTAACTGCAgattcttctttgccgtTAAAGGTTCCATGAACGAGACGCAAGAAACGAAAATACTATCGCCGCGCTCATTCTTAACGACGAAGCCATAGTACTGTGGAAGTGGTGCATCGCAAAAACGAGCTCGATGCAACCGGCATCCTGTAGGGTAGCAAAACATTGGTAATTCCTCTTCAGGAAACGGCAGACCCTTGTAGTTCTGAAACGGAAATCGGCCCTGTACTCGTGTCGCAAACGCAACATCGGCGAAACCGAAAGGGAGGTTGCGACGAGCTAAAAGGACTATTGAGCCGAAGGCTCTCTTCTTTGAGGAAAAGCGAGCGCGCTGTTCAAACGCAGATGAGCCATCAGTGGCATGACACCACGGTGACATCTCCAACAACCGAAAACTACTGTCATCTTCCGCTCCATCGTCTTCTTGGCTTTCGTTGGGCCACACTACATGTCCGAGACCGTCGACAACAGAAACCGCCAGATCCACCATGGCAGAATCTTCGCTAAAGCATTCCTCGTATCCATTACGCTGCCTTCGTATTGCAAGCACAGGTATGAAGCAATATATCTCGCTGTCAGCTATCTTTTCGTGGCTTGAGACTAACTTGGGTCGTAAAGCGTCTGGATCACCGGCTAACATATCACTGATTGAATCAATCGCTTCTACACCAACACCGCTCCCACCGGAGCAACCTTTCGAATTCTCGTTTTCAAAGAGTATAGTTCTCTTACTGTTTTGTGGGCGTGTGCCCGTCATATCGCGCACAAACCGGTACTGCTCTGGAATGGCCCACTCGTCCCAGGAAGTGGGTAAAACTAAATGTTGCTGTAAATCTAACCACTTTTCCTGAACCTTTTCGTTGGGTGTTGGATGCTTGGCGAGGGATTGGTAATTCGGCAATAGATGGGTGGCTAAAGCAGGTAAGTGTGAATCTGACCTTTCTTTCGGTAGGGCGCTATCTAAATTTTCCGATATTGCTTTCCGGTGAAGACGAACGTAGAACAGCTCCACACTGGCCACAGCCGGTCGATTGTCGTCTTGCGACCGTCGACGGCGATATGCAATATAAAACTGTCGAGTTTTGTCGTCGGGTCGCGTGGTGCGTTTCTTGGCTGCGTTCCAGCCGCGCAAGGTGCTTCTCACCTTGAGACGAAGAGACTTTAGGGGCAACGTTTCGTCTGTATCTTGTTGCGTGTGGAGTGCTTTCGCTTGAATCTGCTGTAACTTTTGTTGAATTCCAGTCTGAGTGTCCAAGTTCGCATCCCAGGTTTGATAGCGATGCCATAGGGTCGGGCCACGACTTAAAGTAGACGTTGACAACGTTCCTCTAGCATCCCTTTCGTGCAGAGGAATATAGGCAGCTTTGGAAGTGGGCAATGTGCGTTGCAGGATAGTCCAACCTTGCGCATTTGTCGTCTCTGGGAGCTGATTTGCCATCATATGATCAGAAGAATCTTCCTGTGTTGTGGCTTCGGAACGAGAAGGCGGCGAAGGCAACGAAACAGCCCCGTCTTGACTGTTGGCTGTTCCCTCAGTCTGGTACGAAGTAACGTTGGAAATGGCATTATGCAACAAAGTACCGCCCTGCGAGAGCGAAACATTCGTGGAAGCGTCCGAAGGTACCCTCCTGTGCACAGAGGAAGAATCTCCTTGCGACGAAGCCTCCGTTTCTTCCATTAGAATCGTTATGTCCATGATTTCGCGATAAAAGCGTTCCCTGTACTCTTCTTCGGTATCATCCTGAGTTTCCAGCGGGCCGTCAAACAATGACTGCTTTTGCGTGTGCTTCCACACAAGCTCATCCCCTACACCCAAAACTGCAAAGTAATCAGCGACTCCACCGCGTGTAGTTCCACTAGTTGACGTCATGACACAGCAATGTTGCGAATGAAGCTCTTAAAAGAAAGGCAAAGTCGAAATAAACTAACGAGCAATGTCCTCACCAACACTTGGTATATACAGGTCAGGAAAAAGAAACTAATTCTCTGGTTTGTGATGTTTTATTAAGCCGATATGCCTTTGCGCGGGCTTCGGTGTGGTCACCTTGTAGCATTTCAAAGGATATCGCGAGAACAGAGCAATTTGTGCTGTCGGTCGCGTAATGTAACATAAATCGTTTCTGGATTTTTGCCGTCCAAACCCCACCAATTTACATTACAGCTGGTTGATGAATGCAATGTCACAGTGAGTGCACGCCGGATTCTGAGGAACCATCGAAAATCGTGTTCTCTTGTCAGTTCACGTATGTGACGTTTCTTTATGTCAATGTCaccttcactgtcagcgacatgacgaagaaaagaacaTGCAAATTGTGAAAACGAGTGAACTGAGGAAAAAAATGAGTTTGTCTCCTCAAGAAAGACCCAATGCAATGAACTTGACAATCAAGATTACGATGCAACAGCGTACTAAAAAATGTTTCATACTGGTAGCTGCGTTTGTCGCTTTGACCTTGTCAAAAGTATCAGGGTTTAGCTTTCAAGGAAAGGATCGAAACGCGTACCACCAAGCCAAAAAGACAACACTGGTGGCGGACCTTGTGCCGTCCAACAAATCAGTTGAAGGCGAACCCAATATTCTGGTTCCTACCGTGTCGTCTGCTCTCGCATCAAGCCCCAAAGTAGGCCCATCATCCATTTTGACCTCTGCACGATCGTGTAAGATCAAGCGTATTCAGAAATACGCGCGCTTACCGGTATGGCCTGCTTGGAATGGTGTCTTTTTGTTCCTAGTTGGGAAAGTGTTTGGTGAAGAAACGGCTTCCAAACTTGAACAAACCATCACGGGTCGCGTTTGCCCCAACTTTTATGAATACGAGGAAACCACGCCCTTCATAATGATGGTTCACCACTGCCATACATTTGCAGCGTTTGATCCGCTGcggtttttccaaaaaacttTCTTTCCCGAGGGCTTTCCCGCACATCCGCATCGTGGTTTTGTCACACTTACTTACATTCTCCAAGGCGGATTTATACACCGTGACTCGCAAGGTATTCGCCAAGAGTACGGACAAGTGGATAGTGCCATAGCGAGATACAAGAATAAACATTCTCAATGGTTGAATACGGGAGCTGGTATTCTGCACGAAGAAATGTTTGACCTTCAGCAAGAGAAGCCATTTTGGCAGCGACCAGTGTTTCAACGACAGGAGCTATATCAACTTTGGATTAATCTGCCTGCTTCACAAAAGCTTAATGCACCTATATCGACTGTGTTAGGTGGCGACAACGAGACACCAGTTGTGCAAACACTAGCCGACAACGGCACTGTATCGACTCGAACGCTGATCCTAGCCGGTTCCTACGATGGTGCTAGCGCCACTACTCCGATTGTTACGCCAATGTCCATTTTCCACGTCGTGATGCAACCCGACGCAACCTGGACGTTCACTTTGCCTCCGACTTACGAAACACTGATATTATATGTGCGAAAAGGATGCGTGCTTGACTCCGACGAGGCATCATTGCCGGCACATCATACAGTCTATTTCGACGCCCAAGGCGCAAAATTGAATGAACAACTTGTTCTTCGCACGGCTGAAGAATGCGCAGATTTTCTTGTATTGGCGGGTGAACCGATACGCGAACCCTGTGCGGCGCAAGGCAGCATGGTTATGAATGAAGCAAGCGAAATCCAGCAAGCCTACGCAGATTACCAGAGGGGCTTGTTTGGTGCTCCCTGGAAGGAAACCTTAGATGATGCAGCATGGCAACAGCATGTGAAACAGTTTCCATGTCGCTACTGAGCACTCACTCATCAAGGACACAGTTGAAATGGATCGCCAGACTGCTGCGAGGTGGAAGTCTTCCTTTCGTCCAATCGTTCCCGATATTTCATAAGGTATCATATCAACCGAACCCGGTTGGATTCGCGTATTCAACTTGAGATAAACTGAATTTATTCTTTCAGTTAGCTTCTTTAAAAAGGTAGAGACTCCAATGTTCCTTCCATGTTGCTTTGGTTCTCGAATACATACCTCGATTGACTTGCCACAAGTGGCGAATATGTTAGATACCCTCGAGGGAAAGAGATGCGGCTGCTCGCACATTCAGCGTTCCGTCGCCATTCTGTGTCTGAAGCTGCAGACTCTTCGACGCTCCTACCGCTCTCATGAATACTTTGGAACACGTCGTCTTTTGCAAGTCCTCTTGCATGCACACCTCCGCCTGCAGCAGTAAGTCCTGAGTCTGCGCTGTCTTCCAAACAGCCGCTTGTTCCTTGAGCACGTTCTGTTCGTTTAGTCTAAATCGAATGGGAAGTTTCGAAGCAGGGAACTTAGCTCCACCTAAGACAACGTCCGGATTCTGAAGCGTGCGTACCGTCACCAAAACAATGCTGCCAGATGGGGGTCGTTCGAATCGTGTATTCTTTAGATATATGAGACCTTAGATCCAGGGAAAAGCATCTGTTTAGACCAAAAGCACCGTGATCAGAAAACAAGAGCACCAACAACGCACCTTGGATCGTTGAAAGATCTCGACCGAGGCTGTCGCTCGAAATTGGTAATGGAATCTGAGGGCGATCCGTGCTTGCCGCGCTAGACGCATTCAAAATATCATCGGCTGTAATCGCCTGATTTGTATCGCCAGTAATATCTGCAGCGACGATATTTGGCATACTTAGGAGGAAGGCCGTCCCGCTAAGTCCTACTATTCGTCTCCGGGACAATACCGGGTTGACTGAAAGCGAAAAGACATTCAAAAAAAGGCATGCGAAAACCACTGGCAGAATCTGTTGTCTCGACATTCTTCGATGTCCTCTTGTCTTCTGTCCAAGATTTGTGGCTTGCAGCCAACAATGTGGAAACTAGCAAAATCCGACCAGAGAATTGGGTGGCTCGCTCTATTGACTCACTATCAACCTTCAATATTATGCTGTTGTCGAAGTATTTTGCGGTCGTTTGCGTTTATTGGTGTGaatgtgactgtgaacacaTTTATGTCAGACGGAATCATCGGTGCAACATGCTTTCACTATATGGAGTCCATAAATTTTTTTGtgaatcactgtcaatactaATTTTGTATGGCTCGCTGTGTGATCCAGTAGCTCCCGCCACGGCGCCAAGCCGTATatttccaacgaaaagggcAATGTGACAAATTACGACCATTCAAATGTATTCCAAGTATGCAAGAGTTAAGACGCACGTGAAAGAGACGGGGAGAATGCGCTTCACAAGAGAGATAACTCATCTACGTTCAGCATAATGCCTAGATAGAAACTGACAAGTTGCGGTTTTTGTTAAATGCTGGTCCTACCGAAACCAATTTATGGTCACGTCCAAACTCACATAATGCTGGCGTTATTGGGACCATGTCGCCTTGTGACCCCGATCTTTCGTTTGCTCGTTCCGGGCCTAATCTCCCGCTTCGCCATATTTTATTACGTTTCTAATGCAGAGTCTAAGCCATTACCGGGATTTCTACCAATCAAAAGCCCATTGACATGGCACTTTATACTACCACTTTTACGCTATTCAACCTCAGCACGCTTAGCACGCTTTAAAAGCAGACACAGAGACTAACGCCGCAGTAGTAAGAAAAGTCAACGTCATAGAAACCTTACTGCGGGAGCGAGAAGCGTCGGAAGTTCCTGCAGGTTGCGAGACAGGAGGGCTAGACGTGGGCGTGGCAGAGTTAGGAGTTTCTGAAGTCGGCGTGGTAGCTGGTGCAGTCGTTGTCACTGGCGTAGCCATGGGGGAAGTAGTGGTTACAGATCCTGGAGTCGAGGTGTTGATGACAGTGGGGGAACTAGCCTGAGGAGCGCCAGTGGGAGCAGATTCTGGAGCGGTGGTAGCGGCTGGCGACAGCGTTGTCATTGGCATAGCCATAGGAGCTCCATTAGGAGTGGATCCGGTTGGAGGAAAAGTAAGATTCGGATTGGACTCGAGGTTAGCCCCGTTGCAGCAAAAGTCAACCACATTCGCTTGAAAAACAAAATCCACAGCGGAAGGCGTGCAACCAATACTGGGGAACAGAATGACTTCTTTACGAAAGTCGAGTTCGATCTCACCGCATGTGAGTTCATCGTCTGGTGATACAAATCGGTTTGGATCAAACGAGGAACCAGCCGGGCACAGCTGACACACTGGACCAGAACCGGGGCATCCACAAAGGGCGGCGAGGCCGTCTCTATTAGCACCGCAGCTATCACTACCACCGACAACGCTGATATCCCCGCACGTCACCGTCTCTGAAACAAGGATAGACTGCATGGGACTCGAGATAGGTTCACTGCTGGGACACAGAGAACACGTCGCAGTGCTCGCAGGCGTACAGCCACAAACGGCCGAGCCGATCACTTGCAGAATACCACAGGCCTCGTCTCCTTCGACTGATTCTTCATCGGCCCCAGCACCGCTGCATAGCACATTTTCATCGAAGATGGCGGTGGCGCTGGGTTGGCCACCATCGGGACAAATAGGACACCACTGATTTCCCGTCGGGTTAGAGCACGTAGCATCAGACGTTTGCTGAAGAGGACAGAGGGaaggaaacaaaaaagagCATACGATTTTGTGAGTTTGGCGTAGCAAGTTTCTCAGCATTCACACGTAGTCTTACCGAGAGCGCAAATTCGAATCGACCACCAGGCTCATCATTGTCATAGCCAGCGACCATAAAGTAATAGGTCGTGCCTGTAACAGCATTGATGCGGACCTCACTTCCGCGCTCAGTTACTACGTCAACATCATCGTTCATGGCAACACACGAAAGAGCGGAGCAACTGTCACCCGAATGAGCCGTCAAGATGGTGTCCCATTCATCCGCGGCTGGTGGGGTAACTTTCGCAGTGAGGCAACCATCGCTCTCGGCAACGTAAGAGTACCAACTACTGGCCAAGGGCCCCCTCGCAAGTTGACAGCTTTCAGCGGCAACATCTTGAACAGGAGAAACATTGGAGGTGTCCCCGCTCACTGAAGCTGGAAGAGCAGAGATAGAGGTTGCTGCAGTACAAGCCGAGTTTTGAGCCTGGGTAGCGCTCGTCAAAGTGGCCCAGATGATCGCAAGTTTGAAGAGCATCTTGGGTTAGCAACACAATTTTATCTTGTAGAAGGGAGAGGGTGGTGAATACGTTGCTTCCCAACGAAATGTGAGCTCTGTAAAAACGGAGAATCGGATAGGTGCAGTCGTTCTTGATGCGAGGACCGGTGAGAATCGCCGCCATTCGTGGATACTTTGGTTGAACTTCACTACCGGCCGTACGTAGACATATCTGTAATCGTTCATTTTTTGGTTCACGTTTTGACATTCCTTATCATATCCAGATTGAAAGGATTTGCCTGGCAATCCCATCATAATTGTCCGCGCTCATGTGGCCATCACAGTCTACCCCAGATTGCGTGacgttgacagtgaattcaGGCCGCGTAAGCCAGTTACGCATGCGAAGATTTCGTACGATTGCGAGTCCGGCATTGGTCCTTGCAACGGAGTCGACGAATTCGAATGCCGTTCTCGATACAATTTCGATCGAACAAGAAAGCAGTCGTCGGTGGCAATGAAAACCCTCCGTCCCATAGTAGAGGTTCTGTCGTCCTTTGGCTTTGGGTGCTTTAAACTTGTCCGAGGGTGGGAAACGAATTTTATGACTGCTTGTGATTCGTGTCATAGAAATtggtcactgtcaact
The sequence above is a segment of the Phaeodactylum tricornutum CCAP 1055/1 chromosome 10, whole genome shotgun sequence genome. Coding sequences within it:
- a CDS encoding predicted protein; the encoded protein is CLWNHPLFGKVPVYDGFSYLLSYYCKGLQRVSFLVCNRYAITDIRQTDERRTSSHLLR
- a CDS encoding predicted protein, translated to MSRQQILPVVFACLFLNVFSLSVNPVLSRRRIVGLSGTAFLLSMPNIVAADITGDTNQAITADDILNASSAASTDRPQIPLPISSDSLGRDLSTIQGLIYLKNTRFERPPSGSIVLVTVRTLQNPDVVLGGAKFPASKLPIRFRLNEQNVLKEQAAVWKTAQTQDLLLQAEVCMQEDLQKTTCSKVFMRAVGASKSLQLQTQNGDGTLNVRAAASLSLEGI
- the PheRS gene encoding phenylalanyl-trna synthetase class IIc family protein (catalizes the coupling of phenylalanine to phenylalanyl-tRNA, contains a Ferredoxin-fold anticodon binding domain), whose translation is MKIPWHRALVTRTTTRQSGTGYGAGAFRRKSVSSSAAAGSARAELARYDLSHADCNVTTNIASRIGKHLHRRPLHPLYNIQQRIQNYWGNGFQVYDDLSPIVSTANNFDRLRIPSDHVSRSASDTYYLDRQTVLRTHTSAHQVDLLRAGANQFLVTGDVYRRDEIDRSHYPVFHQTEGVKMFANEVLSGMSETERIDWIERDLKQGLEGLAAHLFGPTEMRWVDAYFPFTHPSYELEILFQDEWLEVLGCGVIHPDIVTNAGRVGEQGWAFGLGLERLAMVLYGIPDIRLFWTEDARFHEQFASGEIVTFQPYSKFPACYKDMSFWIQPDFHVNDLNELVRDVAGDLVEQVELIDNFTNPKSMKTSHCYRISYRSMDRSLTNEEIDKLQEKVRNLTEKQLHVVLR
- a CDS encoding predicted protein, with the translated sequence MQIVKTSELRKKMSLSPQERPNAMNLTIKITMQQRTKKCFILVAAFVALTLSKVSGFSFQGKDRNAYHQAKKTTLVADLVPSNKSVEGEPNILVPTVSSALASSPKVGPSSILTSARSCKIKRIQKYARLPVWPAWNGVFLFLVGKVFGEETASKLEQTITGRVCPNFYEYEETTPFIMMVHHCHTFAAFDPLRFFQKTFFPEGFPAHPHRGFVTLTYILQGGFIHRDSQGIRQEYGQVDSAIARYKNKHSQWLNTGAGILHEEMFDLQQEKPFWQRPVFQRQELYQLWINLPASQKLNAPISTVLGGDNETPVVQTLADNGTVSTRTLILAGSYDGASATTPIVTPMSIFHVVMQPDATWTFTLPPTYETLILYVRKGCVLDSDEASLPAHHTVYFDAQGAKLNEQLVLRTAEECADFLVLAGEPIREPCAAQGSMVMNEASEIQQAYADYQRGLFGAPWKETLDDAAWQQHVKQFPCRY
- a CDS encoding predicted protein — protein: MLFKLAIIWATLTSATQAQNSACTAATSISALPASVSGDTSNVSPVQDVAAESCQLARGPLASSWYSYVAESDGCLTAKVTPPAADEWDTILTAHSGDSCSALSCVAMNDDVDVVTERGSEVRINAVTGTTYYFMVAGYDNDEPGGRFEFALSQTSDATCSNPTGNQWCPICPDGGQPSATAIFDENVLCSGAGADEESVEGDEACGILQVIGSAVCGCTPASTATCSLCPSSEPISSPMQSILVSETVTCGDISVVGGSDSCGANRDGLAALCGCPGSGPVCQLCPAGSSFDPNRFVSPDDELTCGEIELDFRKEVILFPSIGCTPSAVDFVFQANVVDFCCNGANLESNPNLTFPPTGSTPNGAPMAMPMTTLSPAATTAPESAPTGAPQASSPTVINTSTPGSVTTTSPMATPVTTTAPATTPTSETPNSATPTSSPPVSQPAGTSDASRSRISVSAFKAC